The following are encoded together in the Pygocentrus nattereri isolate fPygNat1 chromosome 3, fPygNat1.pri, whole genome shotgun sequence genome:
- the pear1 gene encoding platelet endothelial aggregation receptor 1 isoform X2, with protein MKSLWSCVVLFLLGCGCDLTFCLDPRDLNVCSLWESFTTSVKESYAQPFDQVYEEPCSEPWSSNKCTRHRITYKTAYRQSVKMDYRRRYQCCPGFYESRSKCVPRCTKECVHGRCIAPDRCQCEGGWRGDDCSSACDALHWGPDCSKRCQCQNGGQCDVLTGSCLCPAGYTGTHCQDPCPKGFFGQGCQQQCQCGTGGSCNSTTGECVCRDRVTGTLCDEPCVKSRRCPPRCPCQNGGVCHGKGVCLCPPGWTGPVCTERCAEGRFGVNCAKECLCHNGGHCAQDTGQCQCTAGFTGERCNEECAVGSYGQDCKGVCDCTNGARCYHIHGGCLCEPGFSGPQCSRRMCDEGAFGMHCEYHCLCSPQHTLSCHPLKGECTCQPGWAGLFCNETCAHGYYGNGCLEPCLCVNGGVCDMVTGVCHCAPGYTGTHCEKHCERGWYGKDCSSVCTCVNAMACSPIDGTCFCKEGWRGLDCSIACSEGTWGPGCNATCQCANGAQCNPVDGSCTCTAGWRDTLCDQPCPVGTYGPGCQHKCDCLHDKGCHSVTGQCLCLPGWTGPRCTEQCPQGSWGHQCNQSCSCLNSASCLPDSGTCLCKPGYWGAQCQHVCSQGVYGDKCSQMCPSCGHSTPCHHITGQCQCLPGYKGPTCDQVCPVGHYGKQCLGVCRCTNNATCHHQDGSCHCLPGWAGVDCSVLCKAGTFGTNCAQTCSCPPNHSCDPHTGACACEPGPSVDCTQERVVSVMVPVSPVERDSWGAIAGIVVLVMLVVLLLSLLLLYRRRQKDKQSNTPTVSFSSTRTVNSEYAVPDVPHSYHHYYSNPSYHTLSQNRPPLPHVPNNQDRVIKNTNKQLFCSLKNMERERRGLFGVETNATLPADWKHQEPPKDQGAFGIDRSYSYSASLGKYYNKQLKDSCVAVSSSSLNSENPYATIKDLPGLPPCPPESSYMEMKSAVPHERSYTEISPPAIPSTSVSSREQCPLGNVLEQEPQNHYDLPVNSHIPGHYDLPPVRRPPSPSPRRLPH; from the exons gattacatataaaacagctTATCGACAGTCAGTGAAGATGGACTATCGCAGGAGGTATCAGTGCTGTCCAGGATTCTATGAGAGCAGAAGCAAATGTGTTC CACGCTGCACTAAAGAGTGTGTCCATGGACGTTGTATTGCCCCTGACCGCTGTCAGTGTGAAGGCGGCTGGCGAGGAGACGACTGCTCCAGCG CGTGTGATGCTCTTCACTGGGGTCCCGACTGCAGTAAACGGTGCCAGTGTCAGAATGGAGGCCAGTGTGATGTCCTCACTGGTTCCTGCCTTTGCCCAGCTGGATACACAGGCACCCACTGCCAG gacCCATGTCCCAAGGGCTTCTTTGGGCAGGGCTGTCAGCAGCAGTGCCAGTGTGGAACTGGTGGCTCTTGCAATTCAACAACGGGAGAGTGTGTATGCAGAGACAGAGTTACTGGAACACT GTGTGATGAGCCCTGTGTGAAGTCCCGTCGGTGCCCACCTCGCTGCCCATGCCAGAATGGAGGCGTTTGCCATGGTAAAGGAGTGTGTCTTTGCCCACCAGGATGGACG GGGCCAGTGTGTACAGAGCGTTGTGCTGAGgggaggtttggtgtgaactgtGCTAAGGAGTGTCTGTGCCATAATGGTGGTCACTGTGCCCAAGACACAGGCCAGTGTCAGTGCACTGCTGGTTTCACTGGCGAGAG GTGTAATGAGGAGTGTGCTGTGGGCAGTTATGGTCAGGACTGTAAGGGTGTGTGTGACTGCACTAATGGTGCGCGCTGCTATCACATTCACGGTGGCTGTTTGTGTGAGCCTGGATTCAGTGGTCCACAGTGCTCTCGAAGGATGTGCGATGAGGGAGCTTTTGGCATGCACTGTGAATACCATTGCCTCTGCAGCCCCCAACATACTCTCAG TTGTCACCCACTGAAGGGGGAGTGTACGTGCCAGCCTGGGTGGGCGGGGCTCTTCTGCAATGAAACCTGTGCTCATGGTTACTATGGTAACGGTTGCCTGGAGCCCTGCCTGTGCGTGAATGGCGGGGTATGTGACATGGTCACTGGTGTGTGTCACTGTGCGCCAGGATacaca GGAACCCACTGTGAGAAGCACTGTGAAAGGGGGTGGTATGGGAAGGATTGCTCCtctgtgtgtacctgtgtaaaCGCCATGGCCTGCTCACCTATCGATGGAACCTGCTTCTGTAAAGAGG GTTGGAGGGGTTTGGACTGTTCCATTGCATGTTCAGAAGGGACATGGGGTCCAGGCTGCAATGCCACATGCCAGTGTGCTAATGGGGCACAGTGTAACCCAGTGGATGGCTCATGTACATGCACAGCGGGCTGGAGAGACACACTGTGTGACCAGCCCTGCCCG GTTGGCACCTACGGCCCAGGCTGCCAGCACAAATGCGACTGTCTCCATGACAAGGGGTGCCACAGCGTGACGGGACAGTGCCTGTGCCTGCCCGGCTGGACAG GTCCACGGTGTACGGAGCAGTGTCCACAGGGCTCATGGGGTCATCAGTGTAACCAGAGCTGCTCCTGCCTCAACAGCGCCTCCTGTCTGCCAGACAGCGGCACCTGCTTATGCAAACCTGGCTACTGGGGAGCTCAGTGTCAGCATG TGTGTAGTCAGGGCGTTTATGGGGACAAGTGCAGCCAGATGTGCCCTTCATGTGGCCATTCCACCCCTTGCCACCATATCACAGGCCAGTGCCAGTGTCTGCCCGGCTATAAAGGACCAACTTGTGACCAAg TCTGTCCTGTAGGCCACTATGGAAAGCAGTGCCTTGGTGTTTGTAGGTGTACCAACAATGCAACATGCCATCACCAGGATGGCTCATGTCACTGTCTTCCCGGCTGGGCTGGAGTAGACTGCTCAGTGT TGTGTAAAGCAGGGACATTTGGAACTAATTGTGCTCAAACATGTTCATGCCCTCCAAACCACTCCTGTGACCCTCATACTGGTGCCTGTGCATGTGAGCCTGGACCAAGCGTGGACTGTACACAAG AGCGGGTGGTCAGTGTGATGGTGCCTGTGTCACCAGTGGAAAGAGACTCGTGGGGGGCTATTGCGGGTATTGTGGTACTGGTGATGCTGgtggtgctgctgctgtcctTGCTGTTGCTGTACCGCcgcagacagaaagacaaacagagtAACACTCCCACTGTGTCCTTCTCCTCCACGCGCACCGTCAACTCTGAATACGCTGTGCCAG ATGTTCCACACAGCTACCATCATTACTACTCAAACCCCAGCTATCACACACTCTCCCAGAACAGACCTCCTTTACCCCATGTCCCCAACAACCAGGACCGCGTCATCAAG AACACCAATAAACAGCTATTCTGTAGCCTGAAGAACatggagcgagagagaagaggCCTGTTTGGTGTGGAGACTAACGCTACTTTACCTGCTGACTGGAAACACCAGGAGCCTCCTAAAGACCAAG GAGCTTTTGGAATAGACCGTAGTTACAGCTACAGTGCCAGTCTTGGGAAATACTACAACAAAC AGTTAAAGGACTCCTGCGTTGCTGTGAGCAGCAGTTCTTTGAACAGTGAGAACCCATATGCCACCATAAAAGATCTGCCTGGTCTTCCTCCATGCCCTCCCGAGAGCAGTTATATGGAGATGAAATCTGCTGTTCCTCATGAGAGATCCTACACAGAGATCAGCCCTCCAGCCATCCCCTCTACCAGCGTTTCCTCCAGAG aaCAATGTCCCCTTGGAAACGTTCTGGAACAGGAGCCCCAGAACCATTACGACCTGCCAGTCAACAGCCACATCCCAGGACATTATGACCTGCCACCAGTGCGCAGGCCACCTTCTCCATCGCCACGGAGACTGCCCCACTGA
- the pear1 gene encoding platelet endothelial aggregation receptor 1 isoform X1: MNHTITMSNEATEVRGHNRSNMKSLWSCVVLFLLGCGCDLTFCLDPRDLNVCSLWESFTTSVKESYAQPFDQVYEEPCSEPWSSNKCTRHRITYKTAYRQSVKMDYRRRYQCCPGFYESRSKCVPRCTKECVHGRCIAPDRCQCEGGWRGDDCSSACDALHWGPDCSKRCQCQNGGQCDVLTGSCLCPAGYTGTHCQDPCPKGFFGQGCQQQCQCGTGGSCNSTTGECVCRDRVTGTLCDEPCVKSRRCPPRCPCQNGGVCHGKGVCLCPPGWTGPVCTERCAEGRFGVNCAKECLCHNGGHCAQDTGQCQCTAGFTGERCNEECAVGSYGQDCKGVCDCTNGARCYHIHGGCLCEPGFSGPQCSRRMCDEGAFGMHCEYHCLCSPQHTLSCHPLKGECTCQPGWAGLFCNETCAHGYYGNGCLEPCLCVNGGVCDMVTGVCHCAPGYTGTHCEKHCERGWYGKDCSSVCTCVNAMACSPIDGTCFCKEGWRGLDCSIACSEGTWGPGCNATCQCANGAQCNPVDGSCTCTAGWRDTLCDQPCPVGTYGPGCQHKCDCLHDKGCHSVTGQCLCLPGWTGPRCTEQCPQGSWGHQCNQSCSCLNSASCLPDSGTCLCKPGYWGAQCQHVCSQGVYGDKCSQMCPSCGHSTPCHHITGQCQCLPGYKGPTCDQVCPVGHYGKQCLGVCRCTNNATCHHQDGSCHCLPGWAGVDCSVLCKAGTFGTNCAQTCSCPPNHSCDPHTGACACEPGPSVDCTQERVVSVMVPVSPVERDSWGAIAGIVVLVMLVVLLLSLLLLYRRRQKDKQSNTPTVSFSSTRTVNSEYAVPDVPHSYHHYYSNPSYHTLSQNRPPLPHVPNNQDRVIKNTNKQLFCSLKNMERERRGLFGVETNATLPADWKHQEPPKDQGAFGIDRSYSYSASLGKYYNKQLKDSCVAVSSSSLNSENPYATIKDLPGLPPCPPESSYMEMKSAVPHERSYTEISPPAIPSTSVSSREQCPLGNVLEQEPQNHYDLPVNSHIPGHYDLPPVRRPPSPSPRRLPH; the protein is encoded by the exons gattacatataaaacagctTATCGACAGTCAGTGAAGATGGACTATCGCAGGAGGTATCAGTGCTGTCCAGGATTCTATGAGAGCAGAAGCAAATGTGTTC CACGCTGCACTAAAGAGTGTGTCCATGGACGTTGTATTGCCCCTGACCGCTGTCAGTGTGAAGGCGGCTGGCGAGGAGACGACTGCTCCAGCG CGTGTGATGCTCTTCACTGGGGTCCCGACTGCAGTAAACGGTGCCAGTGTCAGAATGGAGGCCAGTGTGATGTCCTCACTGGTTCCTGCCTTTGCCCAGCTGGATACACAGGCACCCACTGCCAG gacCCATGTCCCAAGGGCTTCTTTGGGCAGGGCTGTCAGCAGCAGTGCCAGTGTGGAACTGGTGGCTCTTGCAATTCAACAACGGGAGAGTGTGTATGCAGAGACAGAGTTACTGGAACACT GTGTGATGAGCCCTGTGTGAAGTCCCGTCGGTGCCCACCTCGCTGCCCATGCCAGAATGGAGGCGTTTGCCATGGTAAAGGAGTGTGTCTTTGCCCACCAGGATGGACG GGGCCAGTGTGTACAGAGCGTTGTGCTGAGgggaggtttggtgtgaactgtGCTAAGGAGTGTCTGTGCCATAATGGTGGTCACTGTGCCCAAGACACAGGCCAGTGTCAGTGCACTGCTGGTTTCACTGGCGAGAG GTGTAATGAGGAGTGTGCTGTGGGCAGTTATGGTCAGGACTGTAAGGGTGTGTGTGACTGCACTAATGGTGCGCGCTGCTATCACATTCACGGTGGCTGTTTGTGTGAGCCTGGATTCAGTGGTCCACAGTGCTCTCGAAGGATGTGCGATGAGGGAGCTTTTGGCATGCACTGTGAATACCATTGCCTCTGCAGCCCCCAACATACTCTCAG TTGTCACCCACTGAAGGGGGAGTGTACGTGCCAGCCTGGGTGGGCGGGGCTCTTCTGCAATGAAACCTGTGCTCATGGTTACTATGGTAACGGTTGCCTGGAGCCCTGCCTGTGCGTGAATGGCGGGGTATGTGACATGGTCACTGGTGTGTGTCACTGTGCGCCAGGATacaca GGAACCCACTGTGAGAAGCACTGTGAAAGGGGGTGGTATGGGAAGGATTGCTCCtctgtgtgtacctgtgtaaaCGCCATGGCCTGCTCACCTATCGATGGAACCTGCTTCTGTAAAGAGG GTTGGAGGGGTTTGGACTGTTCCATTGCATGTTCAGAAGGGACATGGGGTCCAGGCTGCAATGCCACATGCCAGTGTGCTAATGGGGCACAGTGTAACCCAGTGGATGGCTCATGTACATGCACAGCGGGCTGGAGAGACACACTGTGTGACCAGCCCTGCCCG GTTGGCACCTACGGCCCAGGCTGCCAGCACAAATGCGACTGTCTCCATGACAAGGGGTGCCACAGCGTGACGGGACAGTGCCTGTGCCTGCCCGGCTGGACAG GTCCACGGTGTACGGAGCAGTGTCCACAGGGCTCATGGGGTCATCAGTGTAACCAGAGCTGCTCCTGCCTCAACAGCGCCTCCTGTCTGCCAGACAGCGGCACCTGCTTATGCAAACCTGGCTACTGGGGAGCTCAGTGTCAGCATG TGTGTAGTCAGGGCGTTTATGGGGACAAGTGCAGCCAGATGTGCCCTTCATGTGGCCATTCCACCCCTTGCCACCATATCACAGGCCAGTGCCAGTGTCTGCCCGGCTATAAAGGACCAACTTGTGACCAAg TCTGTCCTGTAGGCCACTATGGAAAGCAGTGCCTTGGTGTTTGTAGGTGTACCAACAATGCAACATGCCATCACCAGGATGGCTCATGTCACTGTCTTCCCGGCTGGGCTGGAGTAGACTGCTCAGTGT TGTGTAAAGCAGGGACATTTGGAACTAATTGTGCTCAAACATGTTCATGCCCTCCAAACCACTCCTGTGACCCTCATACTGGTGCCTGTGCATGTGAGCCTGGACCAAGCGTGGACTGTACACAAG AGCGGGTGGTCAGTGTGATGGTGCCTGTGTCACCAGTGGAAAGAGACTCGTGGGGGGCTATTGCGGGTATTGTGGTACTGGTGATGCTGgtggtgctgctgctgtcctTGCTGTTGCTGTACCGCcgcagacagaaagacaaacagagtAACACTCCCACTGTGTCCTTCTCCTCCACGCGCACCGTCAACTCTGAATACGCTGTGCCAG ATGTTCCACACAGCTACCATCATTACTACTCAAACCCCAGCTATCACACACTCTCCCAGAACAGACCTCCTTTACCCCATGTCCCCAACAACCAGGACCGCGTCATCAAG AACACCAATAAACAGCTATTCTGTAGCCTGAAGAACatggagcgagagagaagaggCCTGTTTGGTGTGGAGACTAACGCTACTTTACCTGCTGACTGGAAACACCAGGAGCCTCCTAAAGACCAAG GAGCTTTTGGAATAGACCGTAGTTACAGCTACAGTGCCAGTCTTGGGAAATACTACAACAAAC AGTTAAAGGACTCCTGCGTTGCTGTGAGCAGCAGTTCTTTGAACAGTGAGAACCCATATGCCACCATAAAAGATCTGCCTGGTCTTCCTCCATGCCCTCCCGAGAGCAGTTATATGGAGATGAAATCTGCTGTTCCTCATGAGAGATCCTACACAGAGATCAGCCCTCCAGCCATCCCCTCTACCAGCGTTTCCTCCAGAG aaCAATGTCCCCTTGGAAACGTTCTGGAACAGGAGCCCCAGAACCATTACGACCTGCCAGTCAACAGCCACATCCCAGGACATTATGACCTGCCACCAGTGCGCAGGCCACCTTCTCCATCGCCACGGAGACTGCCCCACTGA